From a single Nocardioides sp. dk884 genomic region:
- a CDS encoding TM2 domain-containing protein translates to MTQGPEYPRPEDDDQSSPYGQQPYGQEPYAQQPPPPYGQQPPGYGQAYPPYGGVPGAVPGAPYGVHPTTGIPYSEKSKLVAGLLQLLLPLGIGRLYAGYTGIGIAQLVVTIVTCGIGALWPFIDGIIILATDSKDAEGYMLRS, encoded by the coding sequence ATGACCCAGGGACCCGAGTACCCCCGCCCCGAGGACGACGACCAGTCCTCGCCGTACGGCCAGCAGCCCTACGGCCAGGAGCCGTACGCCCAGCAGCCGCCTCCGCCGTACGGCCAGCAGCCTCCCGGCTACGGCCAGGCCTACCCGCCCTACGGCGGAGTCCCGGGCGCGGTGCCCGGTGCGCCGTACGGCGTGCACCCGACGACCGGCATCCCGTACTCGGAGAAGTCCAAGCTCGTCGCCGGCCTGCTGCAGCTGCTGCTCCCGCTGGGCATCGGCCGGCTCTACGCCGGCTACACCGGCATCGGCATCGCCCAGCTGGTGGTGACGATCGTGACCTGCGGCATCGGCGCGCTGTGGCCCTTCATCGACGGCATCATCATCCTGGCCACCGACAGCAAGGACGCTGAGGGCTACATGCTGCGCAGCTGA
- the hemW gene encoding radical SAM family heme chaperone HemW translates to MPSALPDGDPVPLDGSLPASALAGVGERPFGFYVHVPFCTVRCGYCDFNTYTAAELGPVGTAPGASRATYAQAAVAEVRRARAVLGERHVPVQTVFLGGGTPTLLSPADLGSILAAIDTEFGLAPGAEVTTEANPDSVSLRDLDALRAAGFTRISFGMQSAVPEVLAVLDRTHDPRRVPAAVEWARAAGFEQVSLDLIYGTPGESLADWETSLEAALACEPDHVSAYSLIVEDGTALARRVRRGELAMPDEDDLADKYVLADERLTAAGLGWYEVSNWARGVPGDDSARCRHNELYWTGADWWGVGPGAHSHIGGVRWWNVKHPAAYADRLAADRSPAHAREVLAAEDRHVERVLLELRLREGLDPAVLDPVGRQAVPDLRDRGLLEAGTERLVLTRQGRLLADAVVRDLLP, encoded by the coding sequence CCCCGTCCCGCTGGACGGATCCCTTCCCGCCTCCGCGCTCGCCGGAGTGGGGGAGCGTCCCTTCGGGTTCTACGTGCACGTCCCGTTCTGCACGGTGCGCTGCGGCTACTGCGACTTCAACACCTACACCGCCGCCGAGCTGGGGCCGGTCGGGACCGCGCCCGGCGCCTCGCGGGCGACCTACGCCCAGGCCGCCGTCGCGGAGGTACGACGCGCCCGCGCGGTGCTCGGTGAGCGTCACGTGCCGGTGCAGACGGTCTTCCTCGGCGGCGGCACGCCCACCCTGCTGAGCCCCGCCGACCTGGGCAGCATCCTGGCCGCCATCGACACCGAGTTCGGGCTCGCCCCGGGTGCCGAGGTCACCACCGAGGCCAACCCCGACTCGGTGAGCCTGCGCGACCTCGACGCGCTGCGCGCGGCCGGCTTCACCCGGATCTCCTTCGGCATGCAGTCGGCCGTCCCCGAGGTCCTCGCCGTGCTGGACCGCACCCACGACCCGCGCCGGGTGCCGGCGGCGGTGGAGTGGGCCCGCGCCGCGGGGTTCGAGCAGGTCAGCCTGGACCTGATCTACGGCACGCCGGGGGAGTCGCTCGCCGACTGGGAGACCTCGCTGGAGGCCGCCCTGGCCTGCGAGCCCGACCACGTCTCGGCGTACTCCCTCATCGTCGAGGACGGCACCGCGCTGGCCCGCCGGGTGCGCCGCGGCGAGCTGGCGATGCCCGACGAGGACGACCTGGCCGACAAGTACGTCCTGGCCGACGAGCGGCTCACCGCCGCCGGACTCGGGTGGTACGAGGTCTCCAACTGGGCCCGCGGCGTGCCCGGGGACGACTCCGCGCGCTGTCGGCACAACGAGCTCTACTGGACCGGCGCGGACTGGTGGGGCGTCGGACCGGGCGCGCACTCCCACATCGGCGGGGTGCGCTGGTGGAACGTCAAGCACCCCGCTGCGTACGCCGACCGGCTGGCCGCTGACCGCAGCCCCGCCCACGCCCGCGAGGTGCTCGCCGCCGAGGACCGGCACGTCGAGCGGGTCCTGCTCGAGCTGCGGCTGCGCGAGGGCCTCGACCCGGCCGTGCTCGATCCGGTCGGACGCCAGGCGGTGCCCGACTTGCGGGACCGCGGGCTGCTCGAGGCCGGCACCGAGCGGCTGGTGCTGACCCGGCAGGGGCGTCTGCTGGCCGACGCGGTGGTCCGCGACCTGCTGCCCTGA